From a region of the bacterium genome:
- a CDS encoding ATP-dependent protease, with translation MSATRLPPEALHRPADPAALDFATTAEIEPLARLPGQERPLEALAFGLDVDSAGFNIFVVGEDGTGRRAAALEAVRQHAAGRPVPDDLCYVNNFADPRRPRLLRVPPGVGRRLAEDMEGLAAQLAAELPRVFGSDEYRAQRTAILERLEQRRAELFESAEEAAERHDLAVVQSPQGILLAPRRDGHLLTDEQLSALPAEQREEYEEARREVQALFEEALPKLAEAMTEAQRALRELNRRTAGRAAAHLFGVLRARYGSLPQVRTFLDAAEADLLELIGKLTITAEAEPAALAQAMATEEFQRRYMVNVIVAHEADDRGAPVIVEPNPSFSRLNGRIEHRVVQGALVTDFLMIRAGALLAANGGYLVVDALEVLRRPLAWDALKRALRQGEVRLEEPGAELGLVSTVSLEPEPVPIDVKVVLIGPPILHALLSALDPDFDRIFKVKADFSPTLARSTESEREFARFVASRCHAEGLPPFDADAVGALIEYASRLAGDQTRLTARLALIADLVREAAHQAGGNGVPRAADNGEARDAPAEGDGRVAAATVTRENVEAAIRARIRRANRLEEELHRLIETGALLVATRGEAVGQVNGLSVIEVGDYAFARPVRVTASVAMGARGVVDIERESTLGGPIHSKAVLILSGYLNRRYGGDRPLALTASLAFEQVYEAVEGDSASMAELIALLSAVSGLPVRQDLAVTGSVDQHGNAQPVGGVSEKVEGFFHACRIQGLTGEQGVTVPARNAPHLVLRPEVVAAASRGEFHVYTVDHVDDAIELLFRRPAAEVHDAVAARLQDFVEAWLRLRAEAGGLVGSPLPERRAA, from the coding sequence GTGAGCGCGACCCGACTGCCCCCGGAAGCCCTGCACCGGCCTGCCGACCCGGCCGCGCTGGACTTCGCCACCACGGCGGAGATCGAGCCGCTGGCGCGGCTTCCCGGCCAGGAGCGTCCGCTCGAGGCGCTGGCGTTCGGGCTCGACGTCGACTCGGCCGGGTTCAACATCTTCGTGGTGGGCGAGGACGGCACGGGTCGGCGCGCAGCGGCGCTGGAGGCGGTGCGGCAGCACGCGGCGGGCCGCCCGGTGCCGGACGACCTGTGCTACGTGAACAACTTCGCGGACCCGCGCCGGCCGCGGCTGCTCCGCGTGCCGCCAGGCGTCGGCCGTCGGCTCGCCGAAGACATGGAGGGGTTGGCCGCGCAGCTCGCCGCGGAACTACCGCGGGTCTTCGGCAGCGACGAGTACCGCGCCCAGCGCACCGCGATCCTGGAGAGGCTCGAGCAGCGGCGCGCCGAGTTGTTCGAGAGCGCGGAAGAGGCGGCGGAGCGGCACGACCTCGCGGTCGTGCAGTCGCCCCAGGGCATCCTGCTCGCGCCGCGCCGGGACGGCCACCTGCTGACGGACGAACAGTTGAGCGCGCTGCCGGCGGAGCAGCGGGAGGAGTACGAGGAGGCCCGTCGCGAGGTCCAGGCGCTGTTCGAGGAGGCGCTGCCCAAGCTGGCCGAGGCAATGACCGAGGCGCAGCGTGCGCTGCGCGAGCTGAACCGCCGGACCGCGGGCCGGGCGGCCGCGCACCTGTTCGGCGTGCTCCGGGCGCGCTACGGTTCCCTCCCGCAGGTTCGTACGTTCCTGGACGCCGCGGAAGCGGACCTGCTCGAACTGATCGGCAAGCTGACCATCACGGCGGAAGCCGAGCCCGCCGCGCTGGCGCAGGCCATGGCGACCGAGGAGTTCCAGCGCCGTTACATGGTCAACGTCATCGTGGCGCACGAGGCGGACGATCGCGGCGCGCCGGTCATCGTCGAGCCCAATCCCAGCTTTTCCCGGCTGAACGGCCGCATCGAGCACCGCGTGGTGCAGGGCGCGCTGGTCACGGATTTCCTGATGATCCGCGCGGGCGCGCTGCTCGCCGCGAACGGCGGCTACCTCGTGGTGGACGCGTTGGAGGTGCTGCGCCGGCCGCTGGCGTGGGATGCGTTGAAACGCGCGTTGCGCCAGGGCGAGGTGCGGCTCGAGGAACCCGGCGCGGAGCTCGGGTTGGTGAGCACCGTCTCGCTCGAGCCGGAGCCCGTTCCCATTGACGTCAAGGTCGTCCTGATCGGCCCGCCGATCCTCCACGCCCTGCTCTCCGCCCTGGACCCGGACTTCGACCGGATCTTCAAGGTCAAGGCGGACTTCTCGCCGACCCTCGCGCGCAGCACGGAGAGCGAGCGGGAGTTCGCGCGCTTCGTCGCCTCGCGGTGCCACGCCGAAGGCCTGCCGCCGTTCGACGCCGACGCCGTGGGCGCGCTCATCGAGTACGCGTCCCGGCTGGCGGGCGATCAGACGCGGCTCACTGCGCGGCTCGCGCTGATCGCGGACCTCGTCCGCGAGGCCGCGCACCAGGCCGGCGGCAACGGCGTGCCGCGGGCCGCGGACAACGGTGAGGCGCGTGACGCTCCCGCCGAGGGCGACGGCCGCGTGGCGGCGGCGACCGTCACCCGCGAGAACGTGGAGGCGGCGATCCGGGCGCGCATCCGTCGCGCGAACCGCCTGGAGGAGGAGCTGCATCGCCTCATCGAGACGGGCGCGTTGCTGGTCGCGACCCGGGGCGAGGCGGTGGGACAGGTGAACGGTCTGTCCGTGATCGAGGTCGGCGACTACGCGTTCGCCCGGCCCGTCCGGGTCACGGCGTCCGTCGCCATGGGCGCACGCGGCGTCGTGGACATCGAGCGCGAGTCTACGCTGGGTGGCCCGATCCACAGCAAGGCCGTGCTCATCCTGAGCGGGTACCTGAACCGGCGCTACGGCGGCGATCGCCCGCTGGCGCTCACCGCGAGTCTCGCCTTCGAGCAGGTCTACGAGGCCGTGGAAGGCGACAGCGCGAGCATGGCCGAGCTGATCGCCCTGCTCTCCGCCGTCTCGGGACTGCCGGTCCGTCAGGACCTGGCCGTGACGGGTTCCGTGGACCAGCACGGCAACGCGCAGCCGGTGGGCGGCGTGTCCGAGAAGGTCGAGGGCTTCTTCCACGCGTGCCGCATCCAGGGGCTGACCGGCGAGCAGGGCGTCACGGTCCCTGCCCGGAACGCGCCGCATCTCGTGCTCCGCCCGGAGGTCGTCGCCGCGGCCAGCCGTGGCGAGTTCCACGTCTACACGGTGGACCACGTGGATGACGCGATCGAGCTGCTGTTCCGCCGCCCGGCCGCGGAAGTGCACGACGCGGTGGCCGCGCGTCTCCAGGACTTCGTGGAGGCCTGGCTCCGGCTGCGGGCGGAGGCCGGCGGCCTGGTCGGCTCGCCGCTTCCCGAGCGCCGCGCCGCCTGA
- a CDS encoding ketoacyl reductase translates to MAGARSRAARIVGLAAAGVLAHAAWRAATRPRGTLTGEVALITGGSRGLGLLIARELAREGCSIAICARDERELARARDELAARGARVTAFRCDVADREQVETLVRLVTDRFGRIDILVNNASVIQVGPLESMTVGDFERAMAVNFWGTVYTTLAVLPQMRRRRAGRIVNIASIGGVVAVPHLLPYDAAKFAVRGFSEGLRSELAGTGITVTTVVPGLMRTGSPINAFFKGRAAQEYAWFSVAAATPLTAMSAPRAARRIVEAVARGEAEVTLTWQARLLGLVHDLFPGATTKLLGRVSRLLPAAEGGTDRNVRGVDLSTAVLPSPLTVLMARAARRNNQLGGPAEQQVSRRS, encoded by the coding sequence ATGGCTGGAGCTCGTTCACGGGCGGCGCGGATCGTGGGGCTCGCTGCGGCAGGCGTGCTGGCGCACGCCGCGTGGCGGGCGGCAACGCGGCCCCGTGGCACCCTCACGGGCGAGGTCGCGCTGATCACGGGCGGCTCACGCGGGCTCGGGCTGCTGATCGCCCGCGAGCTGGCGCGTGAGGGCTGCTCCATCGCCATCTGCGCCCGCGATGAGCGGGAGCTCGCCCGCGCGCGGGACGAGCTCGCGGCTCGAGGCGCGCGCGTCACCGCGTTCCGTTGCGACGTCGCCGACCGTGAACAGGTCGAGACGCTGGTGCGCCTCGTCACCGACCGCTTCGGTCGCATCGACATCCTGGTGAACAACGCGAGCGTCATCCAGGTCGGCCCGCTCGAGTCGATGACGGTGGGCGACTTCGAGCGGGCGATGGCGGTCAACTTCTGGGGAACCGTCTATACGACGCTCGCCGTGCTGCCGCAGATGCGGCGGCGCCGCGCGGGGCGCATCGTCAACATCGCGTCCATCGGCGGCGTCGTCGCCGTGCCCCACCTGCTGCCGTACGACGCGGCCAAGTTCGCGGTGCGCGGCTTCTCGGAAGGGCTCCGTTCGGAGCTGGCCGGAACCGGCATCACGGTCACGACCGTCGTGCCGGGGCTCATGCGGACCGGCTCCCCCATCAACGCGTTCTTCAAGGGCCGGGCGGCCCAGGAGTACGCGTGGTTCAGTGTCGCCGCCGCGACGCCGTTGACGGCCATGAGCGCGCCGCGCGCCGCGCGGCGTATCGTGGAGGCCGTTGCACGGGGCGAGGCGGAAGTGACGCTGACGTGGCAGGCGCGGTTGCTGGGGCTGGTCCATGACCTGTTCCCGGGCGCGACGACGAAGCTGCTGGGCCGGGTGAGTCGCCTGCTGCCTGCGGCGGAGGGCGGCACGGACCGGAACGTGCGCGGCGTGGACCTCTCCACCGCCGTCCTGCCCTCGCCGCTGACCGTCCTCATGGCCCGCGCGGCGCGGCGCAACAACCAGCTCGGTGGACCGGCGGAGCAGCAGGTCTCGCGGAGGTCCTGA
- a CDS encoding sodium:calcium antiporter: MILHVFLFLLGLVALYFGAEWLVRGAARLARRVGVSPLVVGLTIVAFGTSSPELVVSVFAAARGQADVAVGNVVGSNILNIALILGLAAILRPLRAQMRLIVRETPIMIAAGVALAVLGLDGTVSRPDAALLLAGLFAYVAFVLRGARREAVAIKQEFERFESAEALAPDGRGRARDVLLIVVGLTALSIGARLLVDASLVFARTLGVSELVIGVTVVAVGTSLPELATSLLAVWRDEADIAVGNVVGSNIFNILGILGLAGLVSPLAMNPGLFRLELPVMLAVSILLAPILATGLRIGRIEGALLLAGYALFTGALLARGA; this comes from the coding sequence ATGATCCTCCACGTCTTCCTGTTCCTGCTGGGCCTCGTTGCCCTGTACTTCGGCGCCGAGTGGCTCGTCCGCGGAGCGGCGCGCCTGGCGCGTCGCGTCGGCGTGAGCCCGCTGGTGGTCGGGCTCACCATCGTCGCGTTCGGCACTTCGTCGCCGGAGCTGGTGGTCAGCGTCTTTGCCGCCGCGCGCGGCCAGGCCGACGTCGCCGTGGGCAACGTGGTGGGGTCGAACATCCTCAACATCGCCCTGATCCTGGGACTCGCCGCGATACTGCGTCCGTTGCGCGCGCAGATGCGTCTGATCGTGCGCGAAACGCCGATCATGATCGCCGCCGGTGTCGCCCTCGCGGTCCTGGGGCTGGACGGGACGGTGAGCCGTCCGGACGCGGCGCTGCTCCTGGCTGGGCTGTTCGCCTACGTCGCGTTCGTGCTCCGGGGCGCGCGCCGCGAAGCCGTGGCGATCAAGCAGGAGTTCGAACGTTTCGAAAGCGCCGAGGCGCTGGCCCCGGACGGCCGTGGCCGCGCCAGGGACGTGCTGCTGATCGTCGTGGGGCTCACCGCCCTGTCCATCGGCGCACGGCTGCTCGTGGACGCGTCGCTCGTCTTCGCGCGGACGCTCGGCGTCTCGGAGCTGGTGATCGGGGTCACGGTCGTCGCGGTCGGCACGTCGCTGCCGGAGCTGGCCACATCGCTGCTCGCCGTGTGGCGGGACGAGGCCGACATCGCGGTCGGCAACGTCGTCGGCTCCAACATCTTCAACATCCTGGGCATTCTCGGGCTGGCGGGCCTGGTGAGCCCGCTCGCCATGAACCCGGGGCTCTTCCGGCTCGAGCTCCCGGTGATGCTCGCGGTGAGCATCCTGCTCGCTCCCATCCTCGCCACGGGGCTGCGCATCGGGAGGATCGAAGGCGCCCTCCTGCTCGCCGGGTACGCGCTGTTCACCGGCGCGCTGCTCGCGCGCGGCGCGTGA
- a CDS encoding DNA mismatch repair protein MutS, whose protein sequence is MPKQDDTPLMQQWREAKSRHPDAILFFRVGDFYEMFYEDAEEGARLLGLTLTTRNNGGASDVPLAGVPARARDEYVQRLLRLGRRVAICEQVEDPAEAKGIVRREVVETVTPGVVLADALLSERRNNYVAALCRAPAGKGGGEGAGAPGFGPEGDAVPYALAVADISTGELVALYVAPAALEAELARFEPAELVLPASWEGRALPGAGRAVITTRPDWLFDRATAEDELRRRFRVHTLDGFSFQEGDDGLVMALGALVAYLAEVQPAGIAHLRPPRIERPGRVMALDAMTRRNLELVEPLRPDLAGGNTRAHTLLDVIDETVTAMGARLLRRWVLAPLIVAEEIWERQAAVAALVEDPALRRALRAELAQIRDLERLAGKAAAGRITPRELRALGTSLEHLPRIKDALLEKLDDALTRTGATLLASLARDMDTLDDVRETIARALADDPPATLADGGVIRPGYNAELDELRDARDGGKQFIASLQARERERTGIASLKVGYNKVFGYYLEVTRANLDRVPPDYERKQTLANGERYVTPELKEWEAKVLGAEERIAELEARLFGELRREVAGHVARIQDAASRIATLDVLAALAHVAERRGYVRPEVHTGYRLEIRGGRHPVVETMMPREEFIPNDIVLDEDARIMILTGPNMAGKSTLLRQVGLIQLLAQIGSFVPADAARLPVVDRIFTRVGASDNLVHGQSTFMVEMSETAAILNAATPHSLVLLDEIGRGTATYDGVSIAWAVTEYLHDVVGARTIFATHYHELTQLAELLPAVFNCNVAVREAGEDIVFLRRLEPGAADRSYGIQVGRLAGLPNAVVQRAREILRELEGTHAVAARAPAPRGERSSASREQLSLFPPEHPALVRLRRLQIEQLTPLQAMNVLAEIQSMVRDEPAA, encoded by the coding sequence ATGCCGAAGCAGGACGACACCCCGCTCATGCAGCAGTGGCGCGAGGCGAAGTCGCGCCACCCGGATGCGATCCTGTTCTTCCGCGTCGGAGACTTCTACGAGATGTTCTACGAGGACGCGGAGGAGGGCGCGCGGCTGCTGGGCCTGACCCTGACGACGCGGAACAACGGCGGTGCGTCGGATGTGCCCCTGGCGGGCGTGCCCGCGCGCGCGCGTGACGAATACGTCCAGCGTCTGCTCCGCCTCGGCCGTCGGGTGGCGATCTGCGAGCAGGTCGAAGACCCGGCCGAGGCGAAAGGCATCGTACGGCGCGAGGTCGTCGAGACCGTCACGCCCGGCGTCGTTCTGGCGGACGCGCTCCTCAGCGAGCGGCGGAACAACTACGTGGCAGCCCTCTGTCGAGCGCCGGCGGGCAAGGGCGGAGGCGAGGGGGCGGGCGCTCCGGGGTTCGGTCCGGAGGGCGATGCGGTCCCCTACGCCCTCGCCGTCGCCGACATCTCGACCGGCGAGCTCGTCGCACTGTACGTCGCGCCCGCTGCGCTCGAGGCGGAGCTGGCGCGCTTCGAACCGGCCGAGCTGGTGCTGCCGGCGAGCTGGGAAGGGCGCGCCCTGCCGGGAGCCGGCCGCGCCGTCATCACCACGCGGCCCGACTGGCTCTTCGACCGTGCGACGGCGGAGGACGAGTTGCGCCGGCGCTTCCGCGTGCACACCCTCGACGGGTTCTCGTTCCAGGAGGGCGACGACGGGCTGGTCATGGCGCTCGGCGCGCTCGTCGCCTACCTCGCGGAGGTCCAGCCCGCGGGGATCGCGCACCTGCGGCCGCCGCGCATCGAGCGGCCCGGCCGGGTCATGGCGCTGGATGCGATGACGCGCCGCAACCTCGAGCTGGTCGAGCCGCTGCGCCCTGACCTGGCGGGCGGCAACACGCGCGCGCACACGCTGCTCGACGTCATCGACGAGACCGTCACCGCGATGGGGGCGCGGCTGCTCCGGCGCTGGGTGCTCGCGCCGCTCATCGTGGCCGAGGAGATCTGGGAGCGCCAGGCAGCGGTCGCCGCGCTCGTCGAGGACCCGGCGCTCCGCCGCGCGCTCCGCGCCGAGCTCGCCCAGATCCGCGACCTGGAGCGCCTCGCGGGCAAGGCCGCGGCGGGGCGCATCACCCCCCGCGAGTTGCGGGCGCTCGGCACCTCGCTCGAGCACCTGCCGCGGATCAAGGACGCGCTGTTGGAGAAACTCGATGACGCGCTGACCCGGACCGGCGCGACGCTGCTGGCCTCCCTCGCCCGGGACATGGACACGCTGGACGATGTCCGCGAAACCATCGCGCGCGCACTGGCCGACGATCCGCCCGCCACCCTCGCCGATGGAGGCGTCATCCGCCCGGGCTACAACGCCGAGCTGGACGAGCTCCGCGACGCCCGCGACGGCGGCAAGCAGTTCATCGCGTCGCTCCAGGCGCGGGAGCGGGAGCGCACCGGCATCGCGTCGCTCAAGGTCGGCTACAACAAGGTCTTCGGTTACTACCTGGAAGTGACGCGGGCCAACCTGGACCGGGTCCCGCCCGACTACGAGCGCAAGCAGACCCTCGCCAACGGCGAGCGCTACGTCACGCCCGAGCTGAAGGAGTGGGAGGCCAAGGTGCTCGGCGCCGAGGAACGGATCGCCGAGCTCGAGGCTCGCCTGTTCGGCGAGCTGCGCCGCGAGGTCGCCGGGCACGTGGCCCGGATCCAGGACGCCGCCAGCCGCATCGCGACGTTGGACGTGCTGGCCGCCCTCGCGCACGTCGCGGAGCGCCGCGGCTACGTGCGCCCGGAGGTGCACACGGGCTACCGACTCGAGATCCGCGGCGGGCGGCACCCCGTCGTCGAGACCATGATGCCGCGCGAGGAGTTCATCCCCAACGACATCGTGCTGGACGAGGACGCGCGCATCATGATCCTCACCGGGCCGAACATGGCGGGGAAGAGCACGCTGCTGCGGCAGGTCGGGCTCATCCAGTTGCTGGCCCAGATCGGCTCGTTCGTGCCCGCGGATGCCGCGCGGCTGCCGGTCGTGGACCGCATCTTCACCCGCGTCGGCGCGTCCGACAACCTGGTGCACGGCCAGTCCACGTTCATGGTCGAGATGAGTGAGACGGCGGCGATCCTCAACGCCGCGACGCCCCACTCCCTCGTCCTGCTCGACGAGATCGGCCGCGGAACCGCGACGTACGACGGCGTCAGCATCGCCTGGGCGGTGACCGAGTACCTGCACGACGTGGTCGGCGCGCGGACGATCTTCGCCACGCACTACCACGAACTCACGCAGCTCGCGGAGCTCCTGCCCGCGGTGTTCAACTGCAACGTCGCGGTGCGCGAAGCGGGCGAGGACATCGTGTTCCTGCGCCGCCTCGAGCCCGGCGCGGCCGACCGCTCGTACGGGATCCAGGTCGGCCGGCTCGCCGGCCTGCCCAACGCGGTGGTCCAGCGCGCGCGGGAGATCCTGCGGGAGCTCGAGGGCACGCACGCCGTTGCGGCCCGCGCGCCCGCTCCCCGGGGGGAGCGCAGCAGCGCGTCGCGCGAGCAGCTCTCGCTGTTTCCACCGGAGCACCCCGCACTCGTGCGGCTGCGGCGTCTCCAGATCGAGCAGCTCACGCCGCTCCAGGCCATGAACGTGCTCGCGGAGATCCAGAGCATGGTCCGGGATGAACCGGCGGCGTAG
- a CDS encoding cystathionine beta-synthase has product MSETIVPQTRAAAPAAAPRNLTPYESVLDTIGWTPLIRLRRVTDGARTPVYGKAEFFNPGGSVKDRIGLAIIEAAEREGRLKPGGVIVEGTSGNTGVGLAIAAALKGYRCIFTMPDKMSQEKVRLLKAFGAEVIITPTAVPPDHPDNYVQVAKRIVAETPGAILADQFYNPVNPEAHYRTTGPELWEQTGGRITHLVGSAGTGGTISGAGKYLKERNPAIRVIAGDPEGSMLAPYFRTGEKVETHPYKVEGIGNDKLPSTLWLDVIDEYHTLTDREAFHMARRLTREEGLFVGGSSGLIVALAARLARQLDDPDALIVAILPDTGERYLSKIYNDEWMRENRLLEPERLTAGDMIERKDGGAPPLVAVTPETLVREALALITAHDISQLPVLEGHVCVGSLSEGTLMARVIEDPSTLDRPVATLMDEPFPVVDADVDLPRLARYLTRQNPAVLVRREGRIVGIVTRYDMVRYLV; this is encoded by the coding sequence ATGAGCGAGACCATCGTGCCGCAGACGCGGGCCGCAGCACCTGCCGCAGCGCCGCGCAACCTCACGCCGTACGAGTCGGTCCTCGACACCATCGGCTGGACACCGCTCATCCGGCTGCGCCGGGTCACGGATGGGGCGCGCACACCCGTCTACGGGAAGGCGGAGTTCTTCAACCCGGGCGGCTCGGTGAAAGACCGCATCGGCCTGGCGATCATCGAGGCGGCGGAACGCGAGGGACGGTTGAAGCCGGGCGGCGTCATTGTCGAGGGCACCAGCGGCAACACCGGCGTCGGGCTCGCCATCGCCGCCGCGCTCAAGGGTTACCGGTGCATCTTCACGATGCCCGACAAGATGAGCCAGGAGAAGGTGCGCCTGCTCAAGGCGTTCGGTGCCGAGGTCATCATCACGCCGACCGCCGTGCCGCCCGACCATCCGGACAACTACGTGCAGGTCGCCAAGCGCATCGTCGCCGAGACGCCCGGCGCCATCCTCGCCGACCAGTTCTACAACCCCGTCAACCCCGAGGCGCACTATCGGACGACCGGGCCGGAGCTCTGGGAGCAGACGGGCGGCCGCATCACCCACCTCGTCGGCTCCGCGGGCACGGGAGGCACGATCAGCGGGGCGGGGAAGTACCTCAAGGAGCGCAACCCGGCCATCCGGGTGATCGCCGGCGACCCCGAGGGCTCGATGCTCGCGCCGTACTTCCGCACCGGCGAGAAGGTCGAGACGCACCCGTACAAGGTCGAGGGCATCGGCAACGACAAGCTGCCGTCCACGCTGTGGCTGGACGTGATCGACGAGTATCACACCCTGACGGACCGCGAGGCCTTCCACATGGCCCGCCGGCTCACCCGGGAAGAGGGGCTCTTCGTGGGCGGGTCCTCGGGGTTGATCGTCGCGCTCGCCGCACGTCTCGCCCGCCAGCTCGACGATCCGGACGCCCTGATCGTCGCCATCCTCCCCGACACGGGCGAGCGGTACCTCTCCAAGATCTACAACGACGAGTGGATGCGGGAGAACCGGCTGCTGGAGCCCGAGCGCCTCACCGCCGGCGACATGATCGAGCGCAAGGACGGGGGCGCGCCGCCGCTCGTGGCCGTCACGCCCGAGACGCTGGTGCGGGAGGCGCTGGCGCTGATCACCGCCCACGACATCTCGCAGCTCCCGGTGCTCGAGGGCCATGTCTGCGTCGGCTCCCTCTCCGAGGGCACGCTCATGGCGCGGGTCATCGAGGACCCGAGCACGCTGGACCGGCCGGTCGCGACGCTGATGGATGAGCCGTTCCCCGTCGTGGACGCGGACGTCGATCTCCCGCGCCTCGCCCGCTACCTCACGCGCCAGAACCCCGCAGTGCTCGTGCGTCGCGAGGGCCGCATCGTCGGCATCGTCACCCGCTACGACATGGTACGCTACCTCGTCTAG
- a CDS encoding D-alanine--D-alanine ligase, with the protein MKVAVLFGGTSAERDVSIASGAQVVRALREAGHEVIAVDTARGVLTPAQEQELLTAGVAPVPPELAHLDMLRSGDPTALTGAPEFRDTDVVFLALHGGTGEDGTIQALLDLVGVPYTGSGHLGSALAMDKDVSKRLMRDAGVPTPDWVMAPADASLVGERLGWPVVVKPNRQGSTVGLTVVKRPQDLDAAVELASRYDPEVMIEQFIPGRELTVGILGDEALPVGEIIPKHEIFDYECKYQDGMAEEIFPADLGEDEARAIQLLALKTHRALKLTGYSRVDFRMDADGTFWCLEANTLPGMTATSLLPKAARAAGISFPELCERICELAIEEHRRRRRG; encoded by the coding sequence ATGAAGGTGGCGGTCCTGTTCGGGGGGACCAGCGCCGAGCGCGACGTCTCGATCGCGAGCGGCGCGCAGGTCGTCCGCGCGCTGCGCGAGGCCGGCCACGAAGTGATCGCGGTGGACACGGCGCGGGGCGTGCTGACCCCCGCGCAGGAACAGGAGCTGTTGACGGCCGGGGTGGCGCCGGTCCCGCCGGAGCTGGCCCACCTGGACATGCTGCGCTCGGGCGACCCGACGGCGCTGACCGGGGCGCCGGAGTTCCGGGACACGGACGTGGTGTTCCTGGCCCTCCACGGCGGGACGGGCGAGGACGGCACGATCCAAGCGCTGCTGGACCTGGTCGGGGTCCCGTACACGGGCAGCGGCCACCTGGGCAGCGCACTCGCCATGGACAAGGACGTCTCGAAGCGGCTCATGCGGGACGCGGGCGTGCCCACGCCGGACTGGGTGATGGCGCCCGCGGACGCTTCGCTCGTGGGTGAGCGGCTGGGCTGGCCCGTGGTCGTCAAGCCGAACCGGCAGGGCTCGACCGTCGGGCTGACCGTGGTCAAGCGGCCGCAGGACCTGGACGCGGCCGTCGAGCTCGCCTCCCGCTACGACCCCGAGGTCATGATCGAGCAGTTCATCCCGGGCCGGGAGCTGACCGTCGGGATCCTGGGCGATGAGGCGCTCCCCGTGGGGGAGATCATTCCCAAGCACGAGATCTTCGACTACGAGTGCAAGTACCAGGACGGCATGGCGGAGGAGATCTTCCCGGCCGACCTGGGGGAGGACGAGGCGCGGGCCATCCAGCTCCTGGCGCTCAAGACGCACCGTGCACTGAAGCTCACCGGCTACAGCCGGGTGGATTTCCGGATGGACGCGGACGGCACCTTCTGGTGCCTCGAGGCCAACACGCTGCCGGGCATGACGGCGACCAGCCTGCTGCCCAAGGCGGCGCGCGCGGCGGGGATCTCGTTCCCCGAGCTGTGCGAGCGCATCTGCGAGCTGGCGATCGAGGAACACCGTCGGAGACGGAGGGGGTAG